In a single window of the Natator depressus isolate rNatDep1 chromosome 24, rNatDep2.hap1, whole genome shotgun sequence genome:
- the C24H8orf90 gene encoding uncharacterized protein C8orf90 homolog has protein sequence MSSPSVLVQTLPGSFPDIYDGDTNKWEEHFQGIQRAYKEFGKDDDLAIRVLTEDFTLPFPFTWPAEGEASLQPSYDPTDCSSFDFFLHPGKPVPRILQPLHATTQAFFKKRRLEQLAHSYTSQASQGPSAQGATPPMWTDVVMITTSTIPGEPTFLLKDVKGLRNIQPAPVAVSNPAPLQLGNPGFLTPTISHLNLQ, from the coding sequence ATGTCCTCGCCCTCAGTGCTGGTCCAGACCCTGCCGGGGTCCTTCCCAGACATCTATGATGGAGACACCAACAAGTGGGAGGAGCATTTCCAAGGCATCCAGAGGGCCTACAAGGAATTTGGCAAGGATGATGACTTGGCCATCCGGGTGCTGACTGAGGACttcaccctgcccttcccatTTACCTGGCCGGCTGAAGGTGAGGCATCCCTGCAGCCATCCTATGACCCCACCGACTGCTCCAGCTTCGACTTCTTCCTGCACCCAGGCAAACCCGTGCCTCGGATCCTGCAGCCGCTGCATGCCACCACCCAGGCCTTCTTCAAGAAGAGAcgcctggagcagctggcccaCAGCTATACCAGCCAGGCTTCCCAGGGGCCATCGGCACAAGGAGCCACTCCCCCGATGTGGACAGACGTCGTGATGATCACCACCTCCACCATTCCTGGAGAACCCACCTTCCTCCTAAAGGATGTCAAAGGCCTGAGGAACATCCAGCCTGCCCCTGTGGCAGTCTCCAATCCTGCCCCACTACAGCTAGGAAatcctgggttccttaccccAACCATTTCCCATTTAAACCTTCAGTAA